TGCTCGAATACATGCCCAATTAGACACATTCACACATGGATCCATTCCCCCTTTACTCACCGACCAATCCACTGAATCGTTCAAAGCAAAGGACGGCGATCGGCGATGGGCCACCTTCATATACTCTCGCAGTCTCACCGGGAAGTTGACATCTCGCAATTGCAGTAGATAGGTATCCGGTCCGTACTGGTAGCTGGATAGGAAGCAGAGAGCAGTTACGAGATGATACGCCTTCAGTTCGAAAATATACTTACTGACTCTCCGATTGAATGAGACCCAGTTCGTAGTCGGGATGCAAGTACTTGGAGACCACTTCCTCGCGCTTGGCACGGATCCTTGGCTCCGGCAGGGGCTCCGGGGTGTTCTCCGGCGTGTAGACATGACCCGGGGGATAGACCATCTTGGACGGATGCTGGAAGCAGCCGCTGAGGCGACGCCGGCGGAAGTAGTTCTTGCAGGAGGCGTTGGCATACCAGTCCCTGAAGTGGTCGTAGTAGTTGCGCAGCCGGTCGGTTCCGATCTGGTAGTCGTGATCGTAGACTGGGCGGTCGAGCATGAAGAACCAGGGGTGCTTCAGGGCGGTCTTCACATCCATGCGTTCCTCGGGACTGTAAAGCAGCAAGCGGCTGATGAAGTCGCGGCCATCGTCCGAAATGTGCGTCCAGATCTCGTCCTTGAAGTCCCAGCGACCCTCGCGAATCTTGGTCAGAGTTTCCCTGTCGTCGATGCCCAGGAATGGATTGTGGCCTCCAAGGAGAACGTAGGTGATCAGGCCGACAGTCCACATGTCGTGGGAGAAATTGACTCCCTCCTTGTTCACCACCTCGGGCGAAACAAACTCGGGCATGCCGTAGTCCAGTGTCGACAGATTGTGCCTGTTGATCTTCCTCGACAGTCCGAAGTCAGACACCTTGATGATATCACCGCCGACCACGGAGATCAGAAGATCCTTGATCTGCAGTAATGCAAGGAAAGATCGAGGTGGTTAAACTGTGGCACTATtgctatgtacatatgtagcaTCTCTTACCGTCAGACCCATGTGACCCACTCCCATTTCGTGCATGTGCTCCAGGCCCCACAGAGTCTGCCTGATGTAGTGGGCGATGTCTCGCTCCGTGTAATAGTCGCGGCGAAGGAGATTGTCCCTGACCAGTTCTCCGCCGGCGGCCAGTTCCATGATGAGGGTCACACTGCGGTCGGTGTCGTAGGCATCGTATGGACGGATCAGGTTCTTGTGGTTGAACGTGTTCATCATCTCCAGTTCGTTCAGCATGAATGGCCGCAGCTCGGGTCTTCCGTACATGATCTTGGCCGCGTAGTTGTCGCCGGAGGATCGCTCCACGGCGTGGTAGGTGATGCCCTGGGTTCCACGGCCCAGTTCATCCCCGATGTCGTATTTGTCCTGGTAGCGCAGCTGCTTGGAGCGCACGTAGGGATGTCTGCCGTAGGTCTTGTAGATATACTGATCCTCGTTCTCCTCGATGTGCACTGTTACCGAAGTGCTAATGGATCCGGCGATATTCCTGGCACTGATGGAGTACAAGCCGCCGTCCTTGATGATGGAGTCGTGGATCGAGAGCACGTAGATATCCGGGTCATATGAGCTAATCTGTAAGAAGCATTTCAAGGTGAATTAATATAGGAACTGCCACTAGCTATAGCGTTCCCTCCTCTTGTTCTACCTTGATGCGAGAGGAGTCCGCAATCGGCTTCCAGTCCTTGAACCAGTGCACCTCTGGCAGCGGAATGCCCACCAACTTGGCCTCGATCCTTCCATTCTTGCGGGCCATGATAAAGGTCTCATCTGGACGCTTGAGGAACCTGGGATGCTCGGCAATCTCCAGCCTGACGCGCTGTCTAGCCTCTCCGTGTTCGTTTGTGGCCACAGCTTCGTACCAGCCAACATCACGATCCAGCATTCTGGAGGATTATGAGAATCAGAGGTTACTATACCCAAAAGTAATCCCTTAAAACCCACTTGTTAATGAAGAGCGTGGCCTGTCCGTTGCGAGTGTAGCTCTGGTCGAATCTGCCACCCGATTCTATGAGCATGTCATCGAAGTAGTAGGTCATCTTGGGCTTGGGATAGCCGTAGACGAACCACATCAGCTCGGTGTTGTGATCCTTCACGCCGTAGCTGATGTCCTGTTCGCGCAGCAGGAATCTAAATTGAAGAAAGCTATAGGTACCACAAAACATAGATATACACCAGTACTCACTGAGGAGCCTGCGCCAGGCCGTCATGTGGAGGCCTCTCGATGTCAAAGTCCTTGGGGAAGTACGGCGAGGTTTCTGGCCTGAAGTCCGTGCCTGGAGGCAGGTAGGTGTAGGTCTTTGGTGGATCTGGCACCAGTTTTTGCCTGCAAAGAAGGACCTTTAGTATGGGAAGTCAAATAACTTTATGCTCACCCACCTGTAGGTTTGGGTATATGGACTGGGATCGCTCACACCGAACTTGTTCTCCACTCGCACCCTAAAGCGATAGTCCCTGAATGGTTCCAGATTACGGATATCACAGGCACAGCTGCGAACTCCCGTCCTTAGGGTACGCCAATCCCCCTCAGGCAGATCCATCATTTCGATCTGGAGTTCGTCAATGAAAGATAAGTCTTGTGCGTGTGGGTTAGATGCGTCAGCCACTTACCTGGTAGGTGATGGGATAGCGCGGAGTCAATGGCACCGAAGGATTCCACGACAGAAGCAGTCCGCGATCGGTCATTCGTGAAATAATTGGACCCTCCGACAACGGCGGAGGAGCACCAGACTTCTTGTACTTCTTGAAATCGGTGTACTGGTCCTCCAAGGGCTTCTGCTGACTATCCAGAGCTGCAACGGGAGGCTGGTTAATCATAGCTCGGAGAGGATTTATTAAAACCTACAGTCGTAGAAGAGCTCAGCGTGGCAGATATCGTCGCCGTACGGATTGAAAATGCGGCAGGAGTAGCGGCCCACGTCGTACTCGGTCACATTCTTGATGGTCAGCCTCAGGAGGCCGTTGGGCTCGATATCGATCAAAAAGCGGTCCGAAGGGAAGAGCTTCTGGTCGTTCTTGAACCACTCGACCTCCGGCTCCGGGTATCCGGTGGCACAGGCCGTGAACTTGGCCACCATTCCCTCGTAGATGTCGCAGTCGCCAATTTTCTTGAGGAACACTGGTGGCTCCGATCGGGAGTGCTTTTTACTGCAAAGTAGTGAGGGCTAGTTTACAGGGATACTTCAGGGGCACAAAGGATTACTTACATCTCGTTGACGATGTCGAGGCGTCCTTGGGTAATGTCCTTGCCCTCCCTGTTGCTGGCGATGCACTTGTACACGCCCTGGTCGCCCTTCTCGCAGTTGTTCACAATCAGCATGTGGTGGTCACCGTCGTTCTTGATGCTGTACTTCTCCGACTTGGGGATGGGCTTGTCCTGGAAGTACCACTCCAGATCCGGGTAGGGGACTCCGGAAACAGTCACGGGGATCTTGGCGTTGTTGCCGAACACCTGCTGCTGGTCGGATATCTTCTGAGTGAACACTGGCGGCTTGTAGACCTTCCTGACATTGGCGTTACAGGCGGAGGAGTCCTCGCCCAGCGGATTGGCCAGCAGGCAGGTGTAGTTTCCGGAGTCAGCGGCTTCGGCTGGCTTGATGGTCAGCCCAATGTGCTTGCCGTCACAGGTCATCAGGAGGCGCTCGTTGGGAGTCAGGGTTACGCCATCCTTTGACCAAATCACCTCGGGCATGGGGTTCGATATAAACGGAGCGGAGAGCACCAGCTCCTGACCCTCATCCGCGTTCACATCCCGCAGAGCGGACACGAATTGGGGCGCTTCTTCCGTAGCCGTTTCATCGGCCTTGGGAGCCACGTATAGCTTGGCCTTGGAGGCGGTCGATCCCTCGGGATTCTGAGCAATCACCTCGTACAATCCAGAGTCACCGGGCGCCGTCTTCTCGATGATGAGGCTTGAACTATTGTCGGGATTCTCCACAATGGCAATGTGGCTGGGATCGGGCTTGATTTCGTGGCCGTTGTGGAACCACTGAAGTTTCGGCTTCGGGTTACCAACCACCTTGATGTCCATCTTCACGGGGAAGCCCTCAATGCTGGACGCATCCTGCAGCTCGGCCACAAACACGGGCTTCGACTCCTTGGGCACAATCTCCACCTTGGACACGCCCTCGATCTCGCCGCCCTTGTTGGCAATGAGGCACTTGTAGACTCCGGCGTCCAATGGCTGTGCAGCATCGATGCTGCAATAGGAATGTCAGAGGATAAGTACCATTCTTAGTTCATATTGCCTGTACTCACATCAAGCCAATTTGGCCATTGGGGCTGTTGATGAAGTTGATCTCCGGACTTGGGCGCAGCAGCATGCCATCCTTGTACCACTTGACCTCCGGTGCTGGGAATCCAGTGACCTGGGCTTCCAGCTTCAGGGGCTCGCCGACGACAACGGTCTGGCTGGTGATGGGCTTCAGGAACTTCGGCTGCATCTCCTCAGCTAAAGGTGAGATTATATATATGAGTGTATGTCCTTTTTAAACTAACATTCCTTCGAATCTTACGTTTAACGGCCACCGCACACAGAGCCACCTTCTCGCCATGAGGATTGGATATAATCAGCTTGTAGGCTCCAGAATCGTTGGGCTGGCAGCTGTTGATCTCCAGCTTCACCAGGCCATCCGGATTGGTAGAAATCTTAATACTAAATTGGAGGTTTAGCAGGATTCCGAAAATGAAAAGGAAACCTACCTTTCGCTAGGCTTGACTTCATCGCCGTCCTTGAGCCACTGGACAGTGGGCAGGGGACTTCCGTCCACGCAGCACTCCAGGACAAGAGGTTCACCCTGCAGCACGTCCAGAGCATTGTCCAGCTTCTTCACAAAGCTGGGTGCGAGGGACAGCAGAGCCAACTTGAAGGGCGCCTTGGTCACTCCGATTTCATTGGTGGCCACACAGGTGTACTGGGGAGTTGAGTCCATTAGCTAGCTCACTAGGTCACCAGTCGAGTGAAGTCTTACCGCTCCCACATCGTTTTCTCTGAAGGATTTGATGTCCAACACACTTTCGATTTGGTCGGAGCCCTTCTTGGTGTCTTCCTTGGCGTACAGCTTATCCTTGCCGGGCTTGTTGATGGCTTCATAGTTGATGGGCTTGTCGTCCTTGAACCACTCAATTGTGGGCAGTGGAACACCGTGCACCAGAACCTTCGTGGAAACGGGTCTGTAGTCGTGGATGCTCTGGCTCTCGGGCTGCACTATGAAAGTGGGTTTCTCCACTGCGAAAGAATAGAAAATGAATCAAGCTTAAGGGTTCCACTCCAGGGATGAATCCCTACCCAGCACCGCCAAGTTAAAGTCCACGGCGGCTCGTCCCTCGCTGTTGGTGGCCGTGATGGTGTACTTGCCATCCTCGCTGGGTGAGACGGACTGGAACACCAGGCGGTACTTATCGGCGTCCACATCCGCGATGACCTCGCAGTTCTCATGGTTGCAGAGGTTCTCGTTGCCACGAGTCCAGGAAACCTTCGGCTTCGGATTGGCCTGGACCAGAGCTTCGAAGCAAATGGTGTCGCCGGGCAGACACTTGGTGTCGTTCAGGCCAGAGATCTCCGGCTTGGCCAGCACATCGATCCAACCGCTGGTGACCAGCTCGCCGTACTTGTTCTTCACCTTCAGTTCATAACGTCCGGAGTCCTTGATCTCAGCTGCAATTTAGTCAGTTATATAAATCCCTTACGATAGCTTTAGTGCAGCTATTACCTTCCAGGATGTTCAGAGTGCAGGTGTACTGAACCAATCCGTTCTCTGCGTCCTTCTTGTCCACCTTCAGCTTGACGTTATTGGTCTCCACGACGGGCTGACCATCCTTGAGCAGGACGATTTCAGGAGCGGGATCAGCGGTGAACACAACTGGTTCGCAGACCTTGTCGCCCTTGTTGACCTTAATGTCCTTCAGTCCAGGACCTTGGGTCAGAATGGGCTTGCGATATTCAGCGATGCCTACGAAACAGGATGAATTAGGGAAACGAAGGTAATAGAGCTGGGAAAGTCCTTTTACCCGACAGAGAAAGTTCGCCCTGATGCGACTTCTCGCCAACCTTGTTCTGCACGACCACCTTGTATTCTCCGGCGTCCACCAGATCCAGGGACTGCACCTCCAGCTTGTAGTGGTCCTAAAGGATAGCAGCATATGAAGTAGATCGCAGCTCAAGAGTTGAAATATCTGGTTAGAAACAAACCCCATCGACGGTGATAGCGGTGTGCTTGTCCGGCGTGATGGGCTTTCCATCGTGGTACCAAATCGCCTCCGGCTTGGGAATGCCCGTGGCGATGACTTCGTACTTGAGGGGCACACTTTCGTAGCTGTGCTGCTGGAAGACATCGACGTGGAGGATTTCGGGAACGGCTATAAGGCAAGACTGGTATCAGGATCTGTGTGTATCTCAGGGGAGTGCGCTATTAGATTTCTGTACATGGTGCATAGATCATTCGTAGGATTAGTTTCGGCAGTGCAGCACTTACAACATCCGCAGTAACTGGTATCTTACAGGTCAGATAGGACCGCAATGGGACCTACTGACTACCTAACCACCATATGATCGTAGTTCATTGGATGTGAGATATCTTATGGCATGAGCATACAGCTGTCAAGTGAAAAAGTTCAACGTAGATTGAGAAACTCAAGGATCGGTTTTTGGTTCCCCAATCGTCGTGCAATTATTCAAATCAGTCCACTTAGATACTAATTCATTCACATATTCGCTTTTCTTACACTTTGTTAGAGGCTGTCGTTTGATTTATATTCTCTGTACACTTTGAGTTAGGTGGTTGTGTTAAATGTGACATGAaatgattttttatttatgatatCTACAATGGGCGTGCATATGAAATTGTGACATCTTCTTGGTTATTTGTCATTTCAGGGTTAATTCGTTTATATTTAGAATTATTTCGACTCGTTCTCATTCATGGCATTCCCCGAGTATTTTTAGTGGTGCTTAAGTGATGCATTGGAAATGGTTTGGTTTACCCCCTTCTTCAGGCTCTTCGGTGGTCGCAATCAAAGTCTTTGTTACGGTCTGTTCCAGAGACAAAGcctcgctggctgcatcagAATTTCATATTGGAGACAGGAGATTAGGTTTAATGACAAAATTCGGGTGTCGGGAAATACATATGGTTATCACTCCCTTCCGCCTATAGCCCTTGTTCCCTTTCACTTTGCTGGAGAATTCCGTGGATCTTCGAAAATGTATACTCACTTAGAACGGCCACCTTGCACGTCGAGGTGGTCTCGCCGATGAAGTTGGTGGCCTTCATCTCATAGGTGCCCGCATCCTCGGTCCTGGCCAGATTCAAGGTGAGATAGTAGTTCTCGATGCGCTGGGTGTCCCGAGAGATTTTGATGCGTGCATCTTCATAGATTTCATGGCCGTCCTTGAACCTGGACACAACCGCAGGTTACTTAAGCCTCGGATTAGGATTGCTCACTTGCTTACCATTTGATTTTGGCCTCCGGTTCACTGTACACTTCCACCTCCAAGGTGAAGGACTTGCCCTCCTGAACCTCGACGTTCTTGAGTCCGCGCTTAACCTTGGGTTTGCCTGGAATTGAAGTAGAGATTAGATACATATAGGATACATAGTGATTCCCACTACTCACAGTTGACGGTCACCACGCAGTTGTCCTCCAGTTTTCCGTAGTCATTCATGATCTTGCAGGTGTAGTTGCCCTGCATGTTGGTGGCCACCTGGTTCATGATCAGCTTGAAGTCATTGCCCTCCTCCACGTGACGGAAGTCGTTCCTCTTCTCGTCGATCTCGATGCCATCGATGTACCACTTGGCATGCGGCCGCGGATAGGCATCCACACCCACCACCAGCTCCACATTGGAGTCACCCTCGGCCACAGTGATGTTCTTCAGTTTATGAGTGAAC
This genomic interval from Drosophila mauritiana strain mau12 chromosome 2R, ASM438214v1, whole genome shotgun sequence contains the following:
- the LOC117136146 gene encoding obscurin isoform X8; this translates as MDAVADIVFVSRDYQAQSLATDEISVSRGDLVELISSKASEKSRCFVRMFDSGDSPKEGWVPIEILEFNPTMSSSNGKESGDAEFRKLTILRELVETEEEFSRDLLHVVEKYIKGIDKPVVPRSVRDNKDIIFCNFLQIAEFHNNVLKEGLKCYSNQPNMVAKTFLRLERDFDKHVVYCQNEPLAQDYLGSSPDAKKYFQELSKQLGDDKSLAEHLKLPIQRINDYQLLFKDFIKYSLSLKENVKDLERALELMLSVPSRAYDNRFLSSIEGCRGNIYKLGRLLLHAWCNVVDKEGKAHERYCFLFKSRILVTKVRKISENRSVFILQNIVKLPLCNIELKADEKQMHLSLKAPEANSFLPIDIKPHGPEAHLTWFNEISSHINQDVTLQEHNADDLKVDASQIASESELILHLPQRAEAHDPNLSVRPSDVAENYFLSKETKERLQHEQQELLKLEQEAIELYKKQQSSKSVSSKTESVEITSSQVKSSSEVRKVVSPPPPPQVKEVTPVKVVSSPPPPKEITPAKVVTPPLQPQVVTSPVKEVAPPPQPPAVASPAKEVAPSQPEPVKAPSPVKEVRQELPSLASHSKEVEASVATEIRESLTETRSTVVESGQSSEIREEIVITEESSLEAKTRDYDRGTSYDSTVERSQYGISSRRDRSSVDKVEARSSLLATGRTESRAASRAESRAESRASYSVAESRAGIRSSSRLQEDRPLRSVDKPVVVKMLKSVQVEPGETAHFEIQFKDQPGLVTWLKDNKPLEDRLADRITQTAAPMNSYRLDIKNCSETDAGTYTIRAQSASETTTVSAQLAVGQAPGHDETKTNTQPAFLVSLKDAEMIENTLFRFMVKIIGDPKPRVKFYKDEKEILETNDRIQIIRDKDYLGFYELVIADVQKTDAGTYSCKATNKHGEANCEAIATTVEDKNPFGALSGQILPAGEKPVFQWKRNGEEFDPEERFKVLFGEDEDSLALVFQHVKPEDAGIYTCVAQTSTGNISCSAELSVQGAIQTLNREPEKPTLVIEHREANASIGGSAILELQCKGFPKPAVQWKHDGEVIQVDDRHKFMYEDEESMSLVIKNVDTVDAGVYTIEAINELGQDESSINLVVKAPPKIKKITDITCSAGETIKMEIEVEGFPQPTVQVTNNGKDVTAESNVKISSSSIGKSLEKVVVEVKEIKLSQAGNYSIKATNDLSQTSEYWSCTVKSKPVIVKNFESEYIHGEKENVQMTVRIDAYPEAKLTWYHDETEIKITDSKYTVSSDGNAYTLKITGATRVDAGKYTVKATNEHGSATSSTQLLIKCAPEFTHKLKNITVAEGDSNVELVVGVDAYPRPHAKWYIDGIEIDEKRNDFRHVEEGNDFKLIMNQVATNMQGNYTCKIMNDYGKLEDNCVVTVNCKPKVKRGLKNVEVQEGKSFTLEVEVYSEPEAKIKWFKDGHEIYEDARIKISRDTQRIENYYLTLNLARTEDAGTYEMKATNFIGETTSTCKVAVLTVPEILHVDVFQQHSYESVPLKYEVIATGIPKPEAIWYHDGKPITPDKHTAITVDGDHYKLEVQSLDLVDAGEYKVVVQNKVGEKSHQGELSLSGIAEYRKPILTQGPGLKDIKVNKGDKVCEPVVFTADPAPEIVLLKDGQPVVETNNVKLKVDKKDAENGLVQYTCTLNILEAEIKDSGRYELKVKNKYGELVTSGWIDVLAKPEISGLNDTKCLPGDTICFEALVQANPKPKVSWTRGNENLCNHENCEVIADVDADKYRLVFQSVSPSEDGKYTITATNSEGRAAVDFNLAVLVEKPTFIVQPESQSIHDYRPVSTKVLVHGVPLPTIEWFKDDKPINYEAINKPGKDKLYAKEDTKKGSDQIESVLDIKSFRENDVGAYTCVATNEIGVTKAPFKLALLSLAPSFVKKLDNALDVLQGEPLVLECCVDGSPLPTVQWLKDGDEVKPSESIKISTNPDGLVKLEINSCQPNDSGAYKLIISNPHGEKVALCAVAVKPEEMQPKFLKPITSQTVVVGEPLKLEAQVTGFPAPEVKWYKDGMLLRPSPEINFINSPNGQIGLIIDAAQPLDAGVYKCLIANKGGEIEGVSKVEIVPKESKPVFVAELQDASSIEGFPVKMDIKVVGNPKPKLQWFHNGHEIKPDPSHIAIVENPDNSSSLIIEKTAPGDSGLYEVIAQNPEGSTASKAKLYVAPKADETATEEAPQFVSALRDVNADEGQELVLSAPFISNPMPEVIWSKDGVTLTPNERLLMTCDGKHIGLTIKPAEAADSGNYTCLLANPLGEDSSACNANVRKVYKPPVFTQKISDQQQVFGNNAKIPVTVSGVPYPDLEWYFQDKPIPKSEKYSIKNDGDHHMLIVNNCEKGDQGVYKCIASNREGKDITQGRLDIVNEIKKHSRSEPPVFLKKIGDCDIYEGMVAKFTACATGYPEPEVEWFKNDQKLFPSDRFLIDIEPNGLLRLTIKNVTEYDVGRYSCRIFNPYGDDICHAELFYDSLDSQQKPLEDQYTDFKKYKKSGAPPPLSEGPIISRMTDRGLLLSWNPSVPLTPRYPITYQIEMMDLPEGDWRTLRTGVRSCACDIRNLEPFRDYRFRVRVENKFGVSDPSPYTQTYRQKLVPDPPKTYTYLPPGTDFRPETSPYFPKDFDIERPPHDGLAQAPQFLLREQDISYGVKDHNTELMWFVYGYPKPKMTYYFDDMLIESGGRFDQSYTRNGQATLFINKMLDRDVGWYEAVATNEHGEARQRVRLEIAEHPRFLKRPDETFIMARKNGRIEAKLVGIPLPEVHWFKDWKPIADSSRIKISSYDPDIYVLSIHDSIIKDGGLYSISARNIAGSISTSVTVHIEENEDQYIYKTYGRHPYVRSKQLRYQDKYDIGDELGRGTQGITYHAVERSSGDNYAAKIMYGRPELRPFMLNELEMMNTFNHKNLIRPYDAYDTDRSVTLIMELAAGGELVRDNLLRRDYYTERDIAHYIRQTLWGLEHMHEMGVGHMGLTIKDLLISVVGGDIIKVSDFGLSRKINRHNLSTLDYGMPEFVSPEVVNKEGVNFSHDMWTVGLITYVLLGGHNPFLGIDDRETLTKIREGRWDFKDEIWTHISDDGRDFISRLLLYSPEERMDVKTALKHPWFFMLDRPVYDHDYQIGTDRLRNYYDHFRDWYANASCKNYFRRRRLSGCFQHPSKMVYPPGHVYTPENTPEPLPEPRIRAKREEVVSKYLHPDYELGLIQSESHYQYGPDTYLLQLRDVNFPVRLREYMKVAHRRSPSFALNDSVDWSLPVIRERRRFTDIMDEEIDDERTRSRISMYAANESYSIRRLRTELGPRLDEYTEADAMIETQREGYPPFFREKPQTIAITENQPSHIHCFAVGDPKPCVQWFKNDMVLTESKRIKISVDEDGRSILRFEPALHFDVGVYKVVARNKVGQTVARCRIVVATLPDAPDSPEISANSGTEILLRWKQPRDDGHSTVLCYSLQYKLSNCDAWTTVADNIDHEFYLLHDLQPNTNYQFRLASKNRIGWSEMGIPVSASTVGGDAPKIHITKAMKHLQQLTENGHQVVPEEERVHTDYHCEREPPNWVTDSSVSDKYSFISEIARGEFSTIVKGIQKSTDTVVVAKILEVTDENEDNVVAEFDNFKTLRHERIPALFSAYKPLNVPIAIFVMEKLQGADVLTYFSSRHEYSEQMVATVVTQLLDALQYLHWRGYCHLNIQPDNVVMASVRSIQVKLVDFGSAKKVNKLGMKVTPCGSLDFQPPEMINDEPIFPQSDIWSLGALTYLLLSGCSPFRGADEYETKQNISFVRYRFENLFKEVTPEATRFIMLLFKRHPTKRPYTEDCLEHRWLMSSDYMVRKRERAIFLGSRLKTFCDEYHDLKNASATSSKVLNTVAGGPTPTQLLRSNSIQEELLTTF